One Paenarthrobacter aurescens TC1 DNA window includes the following coding sequences:
- a CDS encoding enoyl-CoA hydratase/isomerase family protein (identified by match to protein family HMM PF00378) — translation MESVGSDEEVLFERRGNLGIVTLNRPKAVNALNAGMVKTMLSQLTDWAADDAVATVLVRGAGDRGLCAGGDIVAIYKDMLHGGTETAEFWADEYRLNALISHYPKPYVAFMDGLVLGGGVGISAHGSVRVVTERTRTGMPETTIGFVPDVGGTLLLSRSPGETGTHAGLTGAHLSGADALFLGLADHFVPSQSLPALAEALESSTATAAVERFAQAAPDSALAAQREWIDAAYAHDDAEEIVRSLRTLGDEAAAAADTIEAKSPTSVKVALESLRRVHGMSLEEALDQEYRVGLRCLAGPDFREGIRAQVVDKDRNPQWKPATLAEVQASDVEGYFAPLGERELGLSVSPVQAN, via the coding sequence ATGGAGTCTGTGGGGTCAGACGAAGAAGTTCTGTTTGAGCGCCGCGGCAATCTGGGCATCGTGACGCTCAATCGCCCCAAGGCAGTCAACGCACTGAACGCTGGAATGGTGAAAACCATGCTCAGCCAGTTGACGGATTGGGCGGCCGACGACGCCGTTGCCACCGTTTTGGTGCGCGGCGCGGGCGACCGTGGGCTGTGCGCCGGTGGCGACATCGTGGCCATTTACAAGGACATGCTGCACGGCGGCACGGAGACGGCCGAGTTCTGGGCTGACGAATACCGGCTCAACGCGCTCATCTCGCACTATCCCAAGCCATACGTCGCGTTCATGGACGGGCTGGTTTTGGGTGGCGGCGTGGGTATTTCGGCGCACGGTTCCGTTCGCGTGGTCACCGAGAGGACGCGCACCGGCATGCCGGAAACCACCATCGGTTTCGTCCCCGACGTCGGAGGCACCCTTTTACTTTCACGCTCACCGGGGGAGACCGGAACGCATGCAGGGTTGACCGGAGCGCACTTATCCGGTGCGGACGCACTGTTCCTGGGGCTCGCGGATCACTTCGTGCCGTCCCAAAGCCTCCCCGCGTTGGCGGAAGCGCTGGAAAGCTCGACGGCGACGGCCGCCGTCGAGCGCTTTGCCCAAGCCGCGCCGGACTCGGCTCTCGCGGCACAGCGGGAGTGGATCGACGCCGCGTACGCGCATGACGATGCTGAGGAAATTGTGCGGAGTCTTCGGACTTTGGGCGACGAAGCAGCCGCCGCGGCGGACACGATCGAGGCGAAATCGCCAACTTCCGTGAAGGTGGCGCTTGAGTCCTTGCGGCGGGTCCATGGGATGTCCCTCGAGGAAGCACTGGACCAGGAATACCGCGTGGGCCTGCGATGCCTTGCCGGGCCCGATTTCCGGGAGGGCATCCGCGCACAGGTGGTGGACAAGGACCGTAACCCGCAATGGAAGCCGGCGACGCTCGCTGAAGTCCAGGCGTCCGACGTCGAGGGCTACTTCGCGCCGCTCGGCGAACGGGAGTTGGGGCTTTCAGTCAGTCCAGTCCAGGCGAATTGA
- a CDS encoding putative deoxyribodipyrimidine photolyase (identified by match to protein family HMM PF00875; match to protein family HMM PF03441), with product MKPSIVWFRDDLRVADNPALRAAVDDGAAVALYVLDEESPGIRPHGGAARWWLHHSLTALRGDLDKLGVPLLLRRGPATDVLRETTTAIGAGGLYWNRRYGSAERTVDADIKAWAGEAGLHVSSFQASLLHEPWEVTTKTGGQYKVFTPFWRTVSAQDFREPLAVPEAGHGFTGKLPVYDQLESWQLLPTKPDWSGGLAEMWTPGAAAGHKRLARFVADGLSNYSEGRNRPDTDGSSCLSPYLRWGELSPFEVWHALGSKRSESASIYASELGWREFCWHQYFHNPQLATANLRPEFDRFPWAWPGKNGNGNGGRHPGHESAPEEFRAWQQGRTGFPMVDAGQRQLWHTGWMHNRVRMVAASFLVKNLGIHWQLGEQWFWDTLVDADPASNPANWQWVAGSGADASPFFRIFNPEAQRVKFDPQGRYIAHWLPDFGTPEYPEEIVDLKTTRAEALEAYKEMREVH from the coding sequence ATGAAACCGTCCATCGTTTGGTTTCGCGACGACCTGAGGGTCGCCGATAACCCGGCCTTACGTGCCGCCGTCGACGACGGTGCGGCCGTTGCCCTCTACGTCCTTGACGAAGAGTCGCCGGGCATCCGCCCCCATGGCGGGGCCGCGCGCTGGTGGCTCCACCACTCGCTGACCGCCCTCCGTGGGGACCTGGACAAGCTTGGTGTTCCCTTGCTGCTCCGCCGGGGGCCGGCCACTGACGTGCTCCGGGAGACCACGACGGCGATCGGTGCCGGCGGCTTGTACTGGAACCGGCGGTATGGTTCCGCTGAGCGAACGGTGGACGCCGACATCAAGGCTTGGGCGGGTGAGGCAGGACTGCATGTCTCGAGTTTTCAGGCTTCCCTCCTCCATGAGCCGTGGGAGGTTACCACCAAAACGGGCGGACAGTACAAGGTTTTCACCCCCTTCTGGCGGACCGTGTCTGCGCAGGATTTCCGCGAGCCGCTGGCCGTACCGGAAGCAGGCCATGGATTCACCGGAAAGCTGCCCGTGTATGACCAGCTGGAATCGTGGCAGCTGCTGCCCACTAAACCGGACTGGTCCGGGGGACTGGCTGAGATGTGGACGCCGGGAGCTGCCGCAGGGCACAAGCGGCTGGCCCGGTTCGTGGCGGACGGCCTGTCCAACTACAGTGAGGGCCGCAATCGTCCGGATACAGATGGAAGCAGTTGCCTCTCACCTTACCTTCGCTGGGGTGAGCTCAGCCCGTTCGAGGTGTGGCATGCCCTGGGATCCAAACGCTCCGAGAGCGCTTCGATTTATGCCTCCGAGCTGGGCTGGCGTGAATTTTGCTGGCACCAGTACTTCCACAATCCACAGCTCGCAACGGCCAACCTTCGCCCGGAATTTGACCGCTTCCCGTGGGCGTGGCCGGGTAAGAACGGCAACGGCAACGGTGGCAGGCATCCTGGCCACGAGTCAGCGCCGGAGGAGTTCCGTGCCTGGCAGCAGGGCCGCACAGGTTTCCCCATGGTGGACGCGGGGCAGCGGCAGCTGTGGCATACAGGCTGGATGCACAACCGCGTCCGCATGGTGGCCGCCAGTTTCCTGGTGAAGAACCTGGGCATTCATTGGCAGCTCGGGGAGCAGTGGTTTTGGGACACCCTGGTGGACGCCGATCCTGCGTCGAACCCCGCCAACTGGCAGTGGGTAGCCGGCTCAGGGGCGGATGCTTCACCGTTCTTCAGGATCTTCAATCCGGAGGCTCAACGGGTTAAGTTCGATCCCCAGGGGAGGTACATCGCCCACTGGCTTCCTGATTTCGGAACGCCCGAATACCCGGAGGAAATCGTGGACCTCAAAACCACCCGGGCGGAAGCGCTGGAAGCGTACAAGGAGATGAGGGAGGTCCACTAG
- a CDS encoding tenA protein (identified by match to protein family HMM PF03070), with amino-acid sequence MGFAEELKNQYAEDWDAAVNHPFVDQLLDGSLSDDHLRGYLVQDYQFCDAFTALLGQAVASAPSLPSRLVFAAVLGAFASDENTYFQDCFNELDVPEADRAAPALGPATRNFDHLMRSTLATRSYPKVLAVLLVAEWLYGDWAARAGEPARWPAHAKHAEWIRLHNNPEYNAWVTWLRDEFDAVEPVDVAERQGVAATFAEAVRLERAFFDAALVPADASV; translated from the coding sequence GTGGGCTTTGCCGAAGAACTCAAGAACCAGTACGCCGAGGATTGGGACGCCGCCGTCAACCATCCGTTCGTGGACCAGCTGCTGGACGGGTCTCTTTCCGATGACCACCTGCGCGGCTACCTCGTACAGGATTATCAGTTCTGCGATGCCTTCACGGCTCTCCTCGGCCAGGCGGTGGCATCGGCGCCTTCGCTGCCTTCGCGTCTGGTGTTTGCCGCTGTTCTGGGGGCTTTCGCTTCTGACGAGAATACGTATTTCCAGGATTGCTTCAACGAACTCGACGTTCCGGAGGCGGACCGCGCCGCACCCGCGCTGGGACCAGCAACCCGCAACTTCGACCACCTGATGCGGAGCACCCTCGCCACCCGTTCCTACCCGAAAGTCTTGGCAGTGCTGCTGGTTGCCGAGTGGCTCTACGGAGACTGGGCTGCCCGCGCCGGCGAACCCGCCCGCTGGCCGGCGCACGCTAAGCATGCCGAGTGGATCCGCCTCCACAACAACCCCGAGTACAACGCGTGGGTGACGTGGCTACGCGACGAGTTTGACGCCGTCGAGCCCGTTGACGTCGCGGAACGACAAGGCGTTGCCGCGACCTTCGCGGAGGCCGTGCGGCTGGAGCGCGCGTTCTTTGACGCCGCGCTGGTGCCCGCGGACGCTTCGGTTTAG
- the hps gene encoding 3-hexulose-6-phosphate synthase (identified by match to protein family HMM PF00215): MKLQVALDLLTIEDALELAGKVAEHVDIIELGTPLIKAEGLAAVTAIKKAHPTKIVFADMKTMDAGELEADIAFKAGADLVSVLGTADDSTIAGAVKAAQSHNKGIVVDLIGVADKVTRAKESRALGAKFIEFHAGLDEQAQPGFDLRGLLNAGEEARVPFSVAGGVNASTIAAVQLAGADVAVAGSAIYSAADPELAAKELKAAIQ, translated from the coding sequence ATGAAACTGCAAGTTGCACTTGACCTCCTCACCATCGAAGACGCCCTGGAACTCGCCGGCAAAGTAGCCGAACACGTGGACATCATCGAACTGGGTACGCCGTTGATCAAGGCCGAGGGTCTCGCCGCCGTTACGGCAATTAAGAAGGCCCACCCCACCAAGATCGTCTTCGCGGACATGAAGACCATGGACGCCGGTGAACTTGAAGCCGACATCGCTTTCAAGGCAGGTGCCGATCTGGTGTCCGTCCTGGGAACCGCGGACGATTCCACCATTGCCGGTGCGGTCAAGGCAGCACAGTCCCACAACAAAGGCATTGTGGTGGACCTGATCGGCGTCGCCGACAAAGTAACCCGCGCGAAGGAATCCCGCGCCTTGGGTGCAAAGTTCATTGAGTTCCACGCGGGCCTGGATGAGCAAGCCCAGCCCGGTTTCGACCTCCGCGGCCTGCTCAATGCCGGCGAAGAGGCCCGCGTTCCGTTTTCAGTGGCCGGAGGCGTGAACGCTTCCACCATCGCGGCGGTGCAATTGGCGGGTGCCGATGTAGCGGTCGCGGGCAGTGCAATCTACAGCGCAGCCGACCCGGAACTGGCTGCAAAGGAACTCAAGGCAGCCATTCAGTAG
- a CDS encoding hypothetical protein (identified by Glimmer2; putative), with the protein MPKVVPIVGWLFLSVGLLMSLVSFTYDRSPLGARITAVAIFLGGLAFVLMYRNWYVAPRAHEVAFRTVLGKEHVVPYSDIANYRVQVMKGQPILTVKSIHGVKLSLNIRTYDVTPLMTAIDFHKVTGHWPARADVVGEGAGAEKHPSGN; encoded by the coding sequence ATGCCCAAGGTTGTTCCGATTGTTGGCTGGCTTTTCCTGAGTGTGGGTCTTCTCATGAGCCTGGTCTCGTTCACCTATGACCGTTCCCCTTTGGGCGCCCGAATCACCGCCGTCGCGATTTTCCTGGGCGGCCTGGCCTTCGTGCTGATGTACCGCAACTGGTACGTGGCTCCGCGCGCCCACGAGGTTGCTTTCCGCACAGTGCTTGGCAAGGAACACGTAGTTCCCTACAGCGACATTGCCAACTACCGTGTGCAGGTGATGAAAGGGCAGCCAATCCTGACGGTCAAATCCATTCACGGGGTGAAACTCAGCCTGAATATCCGGACCTACGACGTGACGCCCCTCATGACGGCCATCGATTTCCACAAGGTTACCGGCCACTGGCCTGCCCGCGCGGACGTGGTGGGTGAAGGCGCTGGGGCTGAAAAACACCCCTCTGGAAATTAG
- a CDS encoding putative 6-phospho-3-hexuloisomerase (identified by match to protein family HMM PF01380): MNVTAESITFTSDDVASNVSLILGEVADTASGIDYSQVSRLADKINGAERVFLTGAGRSGLALRMAAMRLMHLGKTVHVAGDTTTPAISAGDLLVVASGSGTTSGVVKAAQTALAAGAQLAAITTNSTSPLAGLADAVVVITAAQKTDHVSNISRQYSGSLFEQSLFLVTEAVFHTLWGATDEPAEQLWLRHANLE; the protein is encoded by the coding sequence ATGAACGTCACCGCCGAATCAATAACCTTTACCAGTGACGACGTAGCCAGCAACGTATCCCTGATCCTCGGCGAGGTGGCTGACACTGCCTCCGGCATCGACTACAGCCAAGTGTCGCGCCTTGCCGACAAGATCAACGGTGCTGAACGCGTCTTCCTCACCGGTGCCGGGCGGAGCGGCCTGGCCTTACGGATGGCAGCCATGCGCCTCATGCATCTAGGCAAGACCGTCCATGTTGCCGGCGACACCACAACACCGGCCATCAGTGCCGGGGATTTGCTGGTGGTCGCTTCCGGTTCAGGTACCACATCCGGGGTGGTCAAAGCAGCTCAAACCGCGCTCGCAGCCGGCGCGCAGCTTGCCGCAATCACTACCAATTCCACCTCGCCTTTGGCCGGTCTTGCCGACGCCGTGGTGGTTATCACGGCTGCGCAGAAAACGGACCATGTATCCAACATTTCGCGGCAGTACTCCGGCAGCCTCTTCGAACAGTCGCTCTTCCTGGTGACCGAGGCCGTTTTCCATACGCTCTGGGGCGCCACCGACGAGCCGGCCGAGCAGCTCTGGTTGCGTCACGCCAACCTCGAGTAA
- the mmsA gene encoding methylmalonate-semialdehyde dehydrogenase (identified by match to protein family HMM PF00171; match to protein family HMM TIGR01722) has translation MVRELSHYVDGQRIDGTSGRFSDVYDPCTGEVQARLPLASADEVRDAVANAEKGQLEWAAMNPQRRGRILLKFVDLVNQNMDELAKLLSSEHGKTFADAKGDIQRGIEVVEFSAGAPHLLKGEFSDNAGQGIDVHSLRQPLGVVAGITPFNFPAMIPLWKSGPALAAGNAFILKPSERDPSVPLRLAELYSEAGVPNGVFNVINGDKEAVDALLEDPRVKAIGFVGSTPIAQYIYATAAAHGKRAQCFGGAKNHMVIMPDADLDMAADALIGAGYGSAGERCMAISVAVPVGQETADALVDKLTERVKHLKVGHSLDKDSDFGPVVAASAKERIEGYIQSGVDEGATLVTDGRGLTVDGYDGGFWVGPTLFDNVTKDMKIYKEEIFGPVLSVLRAADYDEALRLCSEHEFGNGVAIFTRDGDSARDFASRVEVGMVGINVPIPVPIAYYTFGGWKASGFGDLNQHGADAFRFYTKTKTVTSRWPSGIRQGASFIMPAGS, from the coding sequence ATGGTGCGCGAGCTTTCCCACTACGTAGACGGCCAGAGAATTGACGGCACGTCCGGCCGGTTCAGTGATGTCTACGATCCTTGCACGGGCGAAGTCCAGGCGCGGCTTCCGCTGGCCAGCGCGGACGAGGTTCGCGACGCCGTCGCAAATGCCGAAAAGGGCCAGCTCGAATGGGCGGCCATGAACCCGCAGCGCCGGGGACGCATCCTGCTCAAGTTCGTGGACCTGGTCAACCAGAACATGGACGAACTCGCCAAGCTCCTGTCCTCCGAACACGGCAAAACCTTCGCGGACGCCAAAGGCGACATCCAGCGCGGCATCGAGGTAGTGGAGTTCTCCGCCGGGGCACCACACCTGCTCAAGGGCGAATTCTCGGACAACGCCGGCCAAGGAATCGATGTCCATTCGCTCCGCCAGCCGCTGGGCGTCGTCGCAGGCATCACTCCCTTCAACTTCCCCGCCATGATTCCGCTGTGGAAGTCCGGCCCGGCGCTCGCAGCCGGCAACGCGTTCATCCTTAAGCCCTCGGAGCGGGACCCCTCCGTGCCGCTGCGCCTTGCCGAGCTGTACAGCGAAGCCGGCGTGCCGAACGGCGTCTTCAACGTGATCAACGGGGACAAGGAAGCAGTGGATGCGCTGCTCGAAGATCCGCGGGTCAAGGCCATTGGATTTGTGGGCTCCACGCCCATCGCCCAGTACATTTACGCCACGGCAGCTGCGCATGGAAAGCGCGCCCAATGCTTCGGCGGTGCGAAGAACCACATGGTGATCATGCCCGACGCCGATCTGGACATGGCTGCCGACGCCCTGATTGGTGCCGGATACGGTTCCGCAGGCGAACGGTGCATGGCGATCTCCGTTGCCGTGCCCGTTGGACAGGAAACCGCCGATGCTTTGGTGGACAAGCTGACCGAGCGCGTCAAGCACCTCAAGGTGGGCCACAGCCTGGACAAGGACTCGGACTTCGGCCCCGTGGTGGCTGCTTCCGCCAAGGAGCGAATCGAAGGCTACATCCAATCGGGCGTCGACGAAGGGGCAACACTGGTCACGGACGGACGCGGCCTCACCGTGGACGGTTACGACGGCGGGTTCTGGGTGGGCCCCACGCTCTTCGACAACGTCACCAAGGACATGAAGATCTACAAGGAGGAGATCTTCGGTCCCGTCCTCAGCGTGCTGCGTGCGGCTGACTACGACGAAGCGCTCAGGCTCTGCAGTGAGCACGAGTTCGGCAACGGCGTCGCCATCTTCACCCGCGACGGCGACTCCGCCCGCGACTTTGCCAGCCGCGTGGAGGTAGGCATGGTGGGCATCAACGTACCCATCCCAGTCCCGATCGCGTACTACACCTTTGGCGGCTGGAAGGCGTCCGGCTTCGGCGACCTCAACCAGCACGGCGCCGATGCTTTCCGCTTCTACACCAAGACCAAAACCGTGACGTCGCGGTGGCCCTCCGGCATTCGCCAGGGCGCCAGCTTCATCATGCCGGCAGGCAGCTGA
- a CDS encoding enoyl-CoA hydratase/isomerase family protein (identified by match to protein family HMM PF00378): MTEQYQNIVVEHRGRVGLVTLNRPEALNALNTALMNELVDAVTAMDTDPDVGAVVITGSAKAFAAGADIKEMSSNSYMEMYAADWFRRWEDLTRLRIPVVAAVSGFALGGGCELAMMADFIIAGDNAKFGQPEINLGVIPGMGGSQRLTRAVGKAKAMDMVLTGRFMDAEEAERSGLVSRVVPAAEVIDEALKAAEVIASKSKPAAMVAKEVVNAAFEMGLAQGVVFERRVFHSLFATEDQKEGMAAFSEKRQPEFKHR; encoded by the coding sequence ATGACGGAGCAGTATCAGAACATCGTGGTTGAACATCGGGGACGGGTTGGTTTGGTGACACTGAACCGGCCCGAGGCGCTGAACGCGCTCAATACTGCTCTCATGAATGAGCTCGTGGACGCTGTTACGGCCATGGACACTGATCCGGACGTTGGGGCCGTGGTGATCACGGGATCGGCTAAAGCGTTTGCTGCCGGAGCTGACATCAAGGAGATGTCTTCCAACAGCTACATGGAGATGTATGCAGCGGACTGGTTCCGGCGTTGGGAGGACCTCACCCGGCTCCGCATCCCTGTTGTTGCTGCAGTGTCCGGCTTTGCCCTGGGCGGAGGCTGCGAACTGGCCATGATGGCCGACTTCATCATCGCCGGGGACAACGCCAAGTTCGGCCAGCCCGAGATCAACCTGGGCGTGATCCCGGGAATGGGTGGGTCCCAGCGGCTCACCCGGGCGGTGGGCAAGGCGAAAGCCATGGACATGGTCCTGACGGGGCGGTTCATGGATGCCGAAGAGGCTGAACGCTCCGGCTTGGTGTCCCGTGTTGTTCCCGCTGCAGAGGTGATCGACGAGGCTCTTAAGGCTGCCGAAGTCATCGCCTCCAAGTCGAAGCCCGCCGCGATGGTGGCCAAGGAAGTCGTCAACGCAGCCTTTGAGATGGGTTTGGCGCAGGGCGTGGTGTTTGAACGCAGGGTGTTCCACTCTCTCTTTGCCACCGAGGACCAGAAGGAAGGCATGGCTGCGTTCAGCGAGAAGCGTCAGCCGGAGTTCAAGCACAGGTAG
- a CDS encoding hypothetical protein (identified by Glimmer2; putative) → MSSVTPLEKAAQRSRHLLPLVTIALIGCLGGCEYEPDSIAFPSVSSPITEARTVPPLPESRDTRTVPSLPESGDIDAGTYLVPVAGYKEPFEITVPAGWFALDGHSLGKDDPNHPAEWAVYLTLSRAYYVAKDACIWRGALADSGPSAEAFVDAMAAQSSTASTPPAKVMVGNYSGFEFHHSVEGNVDITACNGGQLCIHSEDTQRCSRWYLTQNEHETYRVVDLNGQRAVAAVGHIDESIDPELMREARALFDSIVFRSAK, encoded by the coding sequence ATGAGTTCTGTGACACCCCTCGAAAAGGCCGCTCAACGGTCGCGCCATCTCTTGCCTTTGGTGACTATCGCCCTGATTGGATGCCTCGGCGGGTGCGAATATGAACCCGATAGCATCGCCTTCCCGTCCGTCAGTTCTCCGATTACGGAGGCCCGCACGGTCCCGCCGCTGCCGGAGAGTCGCGACACCCGCACGGTCCCATCGCTGCCGGAGAGTGGCGACATCGACGCCGGCACATACCTGGTCCCCGTCGCCGGCTACAAGGAGCCTTTCGAGATCACGGTGCCAGCCGGCTGGTTCGCTCTCGACGGCCACAGCCTGGGCAAGGACGACCCGAATCACCCGGCTGAATGGGCCGTCTACCTGACTCTTTCGCGCGCGTACTATGTGGCGAAGGACGCATGCATCTGGAGGGGCGCCCTTGCCGATTCCGGTCCGTCGGCCGAGGCCTTCGTTGACGCGATGGCGGCGCAGTCGTCAACGGCAAGCACCCCTCCCGCCAAGGTCATGGTAGGCAATTACTCCGGCTTCGAGTTTCACCACTCCGTCGAGGGCAACGTGGACATCACAGCCTGCAACGGCGGTCAGTTATGCATCCACTCAGAAGATACACAACGCTGCTCACGCTGGTACTTGACTCAGAATGAACACGAAACCTACCGGGTGGTCGACCTGAACGGCCAGCGGGCTGTCGCCGCGGTGGGCCATATCGACGAATCGATCGATCCGGAGCTGATGAGAGAGGCACGCGCCCTCTTCGACTCGATTGTGTTCAGGTCCGCCAAGTGA
- the mmsB gene encoding 3-hydroxyisobutyrate dehydrogenase (identified by match to protein family HMM PF03446; match to protein family HMM TIGR01692) — protein sequence MTENAAMSDIQVPATGLIAFLGLGHMGGPMAANLIKAGHDVVGYDPVPAAVEAALAHGIPMASTAHEAAAEAAVVLTMLPSGKHVLDAYRGVDGPGLLSVAKPNTLFLDCSTINVDEAREAAVIALEAGHRSVDAPVSGGVVGAEAGTLTFMVGALPEDFETVKPILELMGKRIVHCGDHGAGQAAKVCNNMILGVSMIAVAEAFVLGEKLGLTHQALFDVASNASGQCWALTTNCPVPGPVPTSPANRDYQPGFAGALMAKDLRLAVNALESTGVAAEMGPLASRIYDAFAAGEGAGRDFSGIITEIRDKSV from the coding sequence ATGACAGAGAACGCAGCTATGTCAGATATCCAGGTCCCGGCAACGGGACTCATCGCTTTCCTTGGCCTGGGCCATATGGGTGGTCCCATGGCTGCCAACCTGATCAAAGCCGGGCACGATGTTGTTGGCTATGACCCCGTTCCGGCGGCCGTCGAGGCAGCCCTCGCCCATGGGATTCCCATGGCTTCCACGGCGCATGAGGCGGCAGCGGAGGCGGCTGTGGTGTTGACCATGCTGCCCAGCGGCAAGCATGTGCTGGACGCTTATCGCGGTGTGGATGGGCCGGGGCTACTGTCTGTCGCCAAGCCGAACACCCTGTTCCTGGACTGTTCCACCATCAACGTGGACGAAGCCCGTGAGGCCGCGGTGATCGCGCTGGAAGCCGGTCACCGTTCGGTGGACGCCCCTGTTTCCGGCGGCGTGGTGGGGGCCGAAGCCGGCACCTTGACCTTCATGGTGGGTGCTTTGCCGGAGGACTTCGAGACCGTGAAGCCGATCTTGGAGCTCATGGGCAAGAGGATTGTCCACTGCGGTGATCACGGCGCAGGGCAAGCCGCCAAGGTTTGCAACAACATGATCCTGGGTGTGTCCATGATCGCCGTTGCCGAAGCTTTCGTGCTCGGCGAGAAGCTTGGGCTCACGCACCAGGCATTGTTCGATGTTGCATCCAACGCATCGGGCCAGTGCTGGGCGCTGACCACCAACTGTCCTGTTCCGGGGCCGGTTCCCACCAGCCCCGCTAACCGCGACTACCAGCCCGGCTTCGCAGGCGCGCTGATGGCCAAAGACCTGCGCCTGGCCGTGAATGCCTTGGAAAGCACAGGCGTTGCTGCAGAAATGGGTCCCTTGGCCTCACGTATTTACGATGCCTTTGCCGCCGGTGAAGGTGCCGGGAGGGACTTCTCGGGGATCATCACGGAGATCCGGGATAAATCCGTGTGA
- a CDS encoding hypothetical protein (identified by Glimmer2; putative): MTDTQIGSFIRDCVVFEDDTENGLDFDTFYGLYISWCVLGRKIPIPDSAFKTALELEGVKPIKENGRRIYPGMSMVGPAARDYVVNSVPVWSETATDIPVSEIRQQAVASIA, translated from the coding sequence ATGACCGACACCCAAATAGGCAGCTTTATTCGCGACTGCGTGGTGTTTGAGGACGACACTGAGAACGGCTTGGACTTTGACACTTTCTACGGCCTGTACATCAGCTGGTGCGTCCTCGGACGCAAAATTCCCATTCCCGACTCAGCTTTCAAAACCGCCCTCGAGCTTGAGGGCGTCAAGCCCATCAAGGAAAATGGCCGGCGAATCTATCCCGGCATGAGCATGGTAGGTCCCGCAGCAAGGGACTACGTGGTCAACAGCGTTCCCGTGTGGAGTGAGACCGCCACCGACATCCCGGTTTCCGAGATCCGCCAACAAGCTGTGGCGTCTATCGCCTGA